A window from Festucalex cinctus isolate MCC-2025b chromosome 12, RoL_Fcin_1.0, whole genome shotgun sequence encodes these proteins:
- the ddhd1a gene encoding phospholipase DDHD1 isoform X1 gives MSSCDITSLEEEQCPLEGVTAANNNNKKWHLVGSDGFDCCQDMSPMDEAVLPGMSSIQPGLDALDDRDGLRLDLGCPPAASSYVGEVNGEGPLFERRKRSRSNSSRHHFGDVVAELGPEEVRWFYKEDKKTWKPFVGHDSLNIELMYRKYGELNPGAASLPVEVDGVNVEMSVESRTISVNGDRGSLDTSTPSTSMDERDPDSIDVQVEPVCVRGGLYEVDVREKACYPVYWKQQDHIPVLRGQWFIDGTWLPLEEDESDLIECEHLSHFRGQQTQDTFDASDMVVRTVDGKDVLSHLPPFYLPFLFKWSGYQTSARTTCHKRKRCQAIHSLKLSRTHVDWHSVDEVYLYSDATTSKIARTVTQKLGFSKASSSGTRLHRGYVEEASPEDRPPRTTHVVFVVHGIGQKMDQGRIIKNTGMLREGVRKMEEKHFSEHNDEHVEFLPVEWRSKLALDGDTVDSITPDKLRGLRDLLNSSAMDIMYYNSPLYRDEITKGLTQELNRLYSLFCSRNPDFEESGGKVSIVSHSLGCVITYDIMTGWDPVRFCLQEHHAVEEELQKHWTSYEERHLLEQLRYTRNRLRELENQLLTLEASKPSAPPALKFKVENFFCMGSPLAVFLALRGIRPGTSCHQDHILPTSICSRLFNVFHPTDPVAYRLEPLILKHYNNVAPVQIHWCSATNPAPYDEMRPTFLNLTKEPTSDTESIPSPSTSPVLPRRHYGESITNLGKASILGAASIGKGIGGILFSRFSRSNSQPSVSVGLEGGSDDEQQKRTESQSAYGLSTMARPNSPSADVSLELERRIDFELREGLVESRYWSAVTSHTGYWCSHDIALFLLTFIYQQRKTLSDPGGYIPEPD, from the exons ATGAGCAGTTGTGACATTACGTCTTTAGAAGAAGAACAATGTCCCTTGGAGGGAGTGACGGCggctaataacaacaataaaaagtgGCACTTGGTAGGTAGCGATGGGTTCGACTGCTGTCAAGACATGAGCCCCATGGATGAAGCCGTGCTGCCCGGGATGTCGTCCATCCAGCCCGGACTGGACGCGCTGGACGACCGGGACGGGCTCCGGCTGGATCTCGGCTGCCCGCCCGCCGCCTCGTCATACGTGGGCGAAGTCAACGGCGAGGGCCCGCTGTTCGAGAGGCGGAAGCGGTCGCGTTCCAACAGCTCCCGGCACCACTTCGGCGACGTGGTGGCCGAGCTGGGTCCTGAGGAGGTGCGCTGGTTCTACAAGGAGGACAAGAAGACGTGGAAGCCTTTCGTGGGACATGACTCGCTGAACATCGAGCTCATGTATCGGAAGTACGGCGAGCTTAACCCCGGTGCGGCGAGCCTCCCGGTGGAAGTCGACGGAGTGAACGTAGAAATGTCGGTGGAAAGCCGGACTATAAGCGTCAACGGTGATCGGGGGTCCTTGGACACATCGACGCCGTCCACGAGCATGGATGAGAGGGACCCTGACAGCATTGACGTCCAAGTGGAGCCTGTCTGTGTGCGGGGGGGACTCTACGAGGTGGACGTCAGAGAGAAGGCATGCTACCCTGTTTACTGGAAGC AGCAAGACCACATTCCAGTGCTGCGAGGTCAATGGTTCATCGACGGCACGTGGCTGCCCCTAGAGGAGGACGAGAGTGACCTCATCGAATGCGAACACCTCAGCCACTTCCGCGGGCAGCAAACGCAGGACACTTTTGACGCTAGTGACATGGTCGTCAGGACCGTCGACGGGAAAGACG TCCTCTCCCACCTGCCCCCTTTCTACCTCCCCTTTCTGTTCAAATGGAGCGGCTATCAGACGAGCGCTAGAACAACATGTCACAAGCGCAAACGCTGCCaag CCATCCACAGCTTGAAGCTCAGTCGAACTCACGTGGACTGGCACAGCGTGGACGAGGTCTACCTCTACAGTGACGCCACCACATCTAAAATCGCTCGCACCGTGACGCAGAAACTGGGCTTCTCTAAAG CTTCCAGCAGCGGAACCCGGCTACACCGCGGCTATGTTGAAGAGGCCTCTCCGGAGGACAGACCCCCACGGACCACTCACGTTGTCTTTGTGGTCCATGGGATTGGGCAGAAGATGGACCAAGGGCGCATTATCAAGAACACTGGAAT GTTGAGGGAAGGTGTGAGGAAGATGGAAGAAAAGCACTTTTCAGAGCACAACGATGAGCATGTGGAGTTCCTTCCCGTAGAGTGGCGCTCCAAACTTGCCCTGGATGGAG ATACGGTGGACTCCATTACACCAGACAAGTTGAGAGGCCTGAGAGACCTTCTCAATAGCAGTGCCATGGACATCATGTACTACAACAGTCCACTTTACCGTGATGAA ATCACCAAGGGACTGACACAGGAGCTCAACAGACTGTACAGCCTGTTTTGCTCACGCAACCCCGACTTTGAGGAGAGTGGAGGCAAAGTGTCCATCGTGTCGCACTCGCTGGGCTGTGTGATCACGTACGACATCATGACAGGCTGGGACCCCGTACGCTTCTGCCTCCAGGAGCACCACGCCGTGGAGGAGGAGCTGCAAAAGCACTGGACCTCGTACGAGGAGAGGCATCTGCTGGAGCAACTTCGCTACACCAGGAATAG ATTACGAGAGTTGGAGAATCAACTTTTAACACTGGAAGCCTCCAAACCGTCAGCACCTCCTGCACTTAAATTTAAG GTGGAAAACTTCTTCTGCATGGGTTCTCCTCTGGCGGTCTTCCTGGCTCTGAGGGGCATTCGGCCTGGTACCAGTTGCCACCAGGACCACATCCTGCCTACGTCCATCTGCAGCCGACTCTTCAACGTCTTCCACCCGACGGACCCCGTG GCCTACAGACTGGAGCCCCTCATCCTCAAACACTACAACAATGTTGCACCAGTGCAGATACACTG GTGTAGCGCCACCAACCCAGCGCCTTACGACGAGATGCGACCCACTTTCCTCAACTTGACTAAGGAGCCGACGTCCGACACAGAGAGCATCCCCAGTCCGAGCACTTCTCCCGTCCTCCCCCGGAGACATTACGGAGAGTCCATCACCAACTTAGGCAAGGCCAGCATCCTGG GAGCGGCGAGTATCGGGAAAGGCATTGGCGGAATCCTCTTCTCCCGCTTCTCGCGCTCCAACAGCCAACCCTCGGTCTCCGTGGGACTGGAGGGCGGGTCCGACGACGAGCAGCAAAAGCGAACCGAGAGCCAATCGGCGTACGGGCTTTCAACTATGGCCCGCCCAAACTCCCCCAGCGCGGACGTGTCAT TGGAGCTGGAGCGCCGCATTGACTTTGAGCTGCGCGAGGGCCTGGTGGAAAGTCGCTACTGGTCAGCCGTCACGTCGCACACAGGCTACTGGTGCTCGCACGACATCGCCCTCTTCCTTCTCACTTTCATATACCAGCAGAGGAAGACCCTTTCCGATCCGGGAGGGTACATCCCCGAACCTGACTGA
- the ddhd1a gene encoding phospholipase DDHD1 isoform X2, with protein MSSCDITSLEEEQCPLEGVTAANNNNKKWHLVGSDGFDCCQDMSPMDEAVLPGMSSIQPGLDALDDRDGLRLDLGCPPAASSYVGEVNGEGPLFERRKRSRSNSSRHHFGDVVAELGPEEVRWFYKEDKKTWKPFVGHDSLNIELMYRKYGELNPGAASLPVEVDGVNVEMSVESRTISVNGDRGSLDTSTPSTSMDERDPDSIDVQVEPVCVRGGLYEVDVREKACYPVYWKQQDHIPVLRGQWFIDGTWLPLEEDESDLIECEHLSHFRGQQTQDTFDASDMVVRTVDGKDAIHSLKLSRTHVDWHSVDEVYLYSDATTSKIARTVTQKLGFSKASSSGTRLHRGYVEEASPEDRPPRTTHVVFVVHGIGQKMDQGRIIKNTGMLREGVRKMEEKHFSEHNDEHVEFLPVEWRSKLALDGDTVDSITPDKLRGLRDLLNSSAMDIMYYNSPLYRDEITKGLTQELNRLYSLFCSRNPDFEESGGKVSIVSHSLGCVITYDIMTGWDPVRFCLQEHHAVEEELQKHWTSYEERHLLEQLRYTRNRLRELENQLLTLEASKPSAPPALKFKVENFFCMGSPLAVFLALRGIRPGTSCHQDHILPTSICSRLFNVFHPTDPVAYRLEPLILKHYNNVAPVQIHWCSATNPAPYDEMRPTFLNLTKEPTSDTESIPSPSTSPVLPRRHYGESITNLGKASILGAASIGKGIGGILFSRFSRSNSQPSVSVGLEGGSDDEQQKRTESQSAYGLSTMARPNSPSADVSLELERRIDFELREGLVESRYWSAVTSHTGYWCSHDIALFLLTFIYQQRKTLSDPGGYIPEPD; from the exons ATGAGCAGTTGTGACATTACGTCTTTAGAAGAAGAACAATGTCCCTTGGAGGGAGTGACGGCggctaataacaacaataaaaagtgGCACTTGGTAGGTAGCGATGGGTTCGACTGCTGTCAAGACATGAGCCCCATGGATGAAGCCGTGCTGCCCGGGATGTCGTCCATCCAGCCCGGACTGGACGCGCTGGACGACCGGGACGGGCTCCGGCTGGATCTCGGCTGCCCGCCCGCCGCCTCGTCATACGTGGGCGAAGTCAACGGCGAGGGCCCGCTGTTCGAGAGGCGGAAGCGGTCGCGTTCCAACAGCTCCCGGCACCACTTCGGCGACGTGGTGGCCGAGCTGGGTCCTGAGGAGGTGCGCTGGTTCTACAAGGAGGACAAGAAGACGTGGAAGCCTTTCGTGGGACATGACTCGCTGAACATCGAGCTCATGTATCGGAAGTACGGCGAGCTTAACCCCGGTGCGGCGAGCCTCCCGGTGGAAGTCGACGGAGTGAACGTAGAAATGTCGGTGGAAAGCCGGACTATAAGCGTCAACGGTGATCGGGGGTCCTTGGACACATCGACGCCGTCCACGAGCATGGATGAGAGGGACCCTGACAGCATTGACGTCCAAGTGGAGCCTGTCTGTGTGCGGGGGGGACTCTACGAGGTGGACGTCAGAGAGAAGGCATGCTACCCTGTTTACTGGAAGC AGCAAGACCACATTCCAGTGCTGCGAGGTCAATGGTTCATCGACGGCACGTGGCTGCCCCTAGAGGAGGACGAGAGTGACCTCATCGAATGCGAACACCTCAGCCACTTCCGCGGGCAGCAAACGCAGGACACTTTTGACGCTAGTGACATGGTCGTCAGGACCGTCGACGGGAAAGACG CCATCCACAGCTTGAAGCTCAGTCGAACTCACGTGGACTGGCACAGCGTGGACGAGGTCTACCTCTACAGTGACGCCACCACATCTAAAATCGCTCGCACCGTGACGCAGAAACTGGGCTTCTCTAAAG CTTCCAGCAGCGGAACCCGGCTACACCGCGGCTATGTTGAAGAGGCCTCTCCGGAGGACAGACCCCCACGGACCACTCACGTTGTCTTTGTGGTCCATGGGATTGGGCAGAAGATGGACCAAGGGCGCATTATCAAGAACACTGGAAT GTTGAGGGAAGGTGTGAGGAAGATGGAAGAAAAGCACTTTTCAGAGCACAACGATGAGCATGTGGAGTTCCTTCCCGTAGAGTGGCGCTCCAAACTTGCCCTGGATGGAG ATACGGTGGACTCCATTACACCAGACAAGTTGAGAGGCCTGAGAGACCTTCTCAATAGCAGTGCCATGGACATCATGTACTACAACAGTCCACTTTACCGTGATGAA ATCACCAAGGGACTGACACAGGAGCTCAACAGACTGTACAGCCTGTTTTGCTCACGCAACCCCGACTTTGAGGAGAGTGGAGGCAAAGTGTCCATCGTGTCGCACTCGCTGGGCTGTGTGATCACGTACGACATCATGACAGGCTGGGACCCCGTACGCTTCTGCCTCCAGGAGCACCACGCCGTGGAGGAGGAGCTGCAAAAGCACTGGACCTCGTACGAGGAGAGGCATCTGCTGGAGCAACTTCGCTACACCAGGAATAG ATTACGAGAGTTGGAGAATCAACTTTTAACACTGGAAGCCTCCAAACCGTCAGCACCTCCTGCACTTAAATTTAAG GTGGAAAACTTCTTCTGCATGGGTTCTCCTCTGGCGGTCTTCCTGGCTCTGAGGGGCATTCGGCCTGGTACCAGTTGCCACCAGGACCACATCCTGCCTACGTCCATCTGCAGCCGACTCTTCAACGTCTTCCACCCGACGGACCCCGTG GCCTACAGACTGGAGCCCCTCATCCTCAAACACTACAACAATGTTGCACCAGTGCAGATACACTG GTGTAGCGCCACCAACCCAGCGCCTTACGACGAGATGCGACCCACTTTCCTCAACTTGACTAAGGAGCCGACGTCCGACACAGAGAGCATCCCCAGTCCGAGCACTTCTCCCGTCCTCCCCCGGAGACATTACGGAGAGTCCATCACCAACTTAGGCAAGGCCAGCATCCTGG GAGCGGCGAGTATCGGGAAAGGCATTGGCGGAATCCTCTTCTCCCGCTTCTCGCGCTCCAACAGCCAACCCTCGGTCTCCGTGGGACTGGAGGGCGGGTCCGACGACGAGCAGCAAAAGCGAACCGAGAGCCAATCGGCGTACGGGCTTTCAACTATGGCCCGCCCAAACTCCCCCAGCGCGGACGTGTCAT TGGAGCTGGAGCGCCGCATTGACTTTGAGCTGCGCGAGGGCCTGGTGGAAAGTCGCTACTGGTCAGCCGTCACGTCGCACACAGGCTACTGGTGCTCGCACGACATCGCCCTCTTCCTTCTCACTTTCATATACCAGCAGAGGAAGACCCTTTCCGATCCGGGAGGGTACATCCCCGAACCTGACTGA